The Sedimentisphaera salicampi genome includes a region encoding these proteins:
- a CDS encoding LamG-like jellyroll fold domain-containing protein: MSKKLLLTVFFAAQIFLLQSLAVGETIAYWRFEEGPADAQVLHGAGEGQFAPDIPDASGNGNDLSVWNESFAGYGFRSEVGYDTVPYTGQANNFSVKNTGGSPGMFTQTGSQISTIEPSEFTIEATFRLENGGYRGIINRDSQGSVTGDAALSALYFQAIPENGVAIKFCDVQGYWHDAISETGVIETYDWGTNPSGAGVPFYSMAAVSDGEFLSLYLYNHDMPEEGYKLVAQENMLEETDSTNTALTSGTGDGGDWDAGNWTVGRALFNGGHVDRAYGYIDEVRISNSALRITDLLQGPTPYNGGVSQESDPANSDVNVTFSWDAPGEDSSGDGSNAVEPDLVDQYVFISSGDEEDPVLYYAGATGSDPGTDNPASSFGPVDLSYDTSYHWAVVGVMDGYEQSLTPGVSTLADADPNNNIHGPVWEFDAMASVPVIDENPEYQVVADGEDASFTVEVTSVTAPSFQWYKSEDQASDTPEDDTALNEPEVTLDISQHGTTYDCTMILPAAALADEGYYYCEVTNESSVSAFSDAAQLEIERLLHWYEFENNIMDSQGTNHGVSMRTDPNAPFDYTEGMVGDAISLNAESVGDSFEIDWTLKSNFTIEMWVKTTATPQGGDNWWEGAGLVDGELPGWSDDLGAVYLDGKFALGVGDPDDGNITLKSNTDLNDGTWHYCVATRDYQTGEIKVFVDGVLETETVAPAGLKQGGDNIRIGAIQTGSNFFKGQLDEVKIYNYQLSELDIAQKYTTVTGETVCVASQRPDEGLDTNNDCQINIDDFMVMASEWLVSGIYPAD, from the coding sequence ATGAGTAAAAAATTACTTTTAACAGTATTCTTTGCGGCGCAGATATTCCTTCTGCAGTCGCTTGCGGTAGGCGAAACTATTGCCTATTGGCGTTTTGAAGAAGGCCCAGCAGACGCTCAGGTTCTCCACGGGGCTGGCGAAGGTCAATTCGCTCCGGATATACCTGATGCTTCCGGTAATGGCAATGACCTTTCGGTATGGAACGAGTCGTTCGCAGGATATGGTTTCAGAAGCGAAGTCGGCTATGATACCGTCCCATACACTGGGCAGGCAAACAACTTCAGCGTTAAAAATACAGGCGGCTCGCCAGGTATGTTCACTCAAACCGGCTCTCAGATCAGCACTATCGAGCCGTCAGAGTTTACAATTGAGGCCACCTTCAGGCTTGAAAACGGCGGTTATCGCGGCATCATCAACAGAGACAGCCAAGGCAGTGTAACAGGAGATGCTGCGCTTTCAGCTCTTTATTTTCAGGCTATTCCGGAGAACGGCGTTGCAATAAAATTCTGCGATGTTCAGGGCTACTGGCATGATGCTATCTCAGAAACAGGCGTTATAGAAACCTATGACTGGGGAACAAACCCCTCTGGTGCAGGCGTTCCTTTCTACAGCATGGCAGCAGTGAGCGATGGCGAATTTCTTTCGCTGTATCTCTACAACCATGATATGCCCGAGGAAGGCTATAAGCTTGTTGCTCAGGAGAATATGCTCGAAGAGACAGACAGCACAAACACCGCTCTCACATCTGGTACTGGAGACGGCGGAGACTGGGATGCAGGTAATTGGACTGTAGGAAGAGCTTTATTCAATGGCGGACACGTTGACCGTGCATACGGCTATATTGATGAGGTAAGGATCAGCAATTCTGCCCTAAGGATAACAGATTTGCTTCAAGGCCCAACACCTTACAATGGAGGCGTTTCTCAGGAATCAGACCCTGCAAACAGCGATGTAAATGTTACTTTCAGCTGGGATGCTCCGGGCGAGGATTCATCTGGAGACGGTTCAAATGCTGTTGAGCCGGACCTTGTAGATCAGTATGTTTTCATTAGCTCAGGCGATGAAGAAGACCCTGTGCTTTACTATGCAGGAGCAACTGGCTCAGACCCGGGCACAGACAACCCGGCATCTTCCTTTGGCCCTGTTGACCTCAGTTACGATACTTCATATCACTGGGCAGTTGTTGGCGTTATGGACGGTTACGAGCAAAGCCTCACTCCGGGCGTCAGCACCCTTGCAGATGCTGACCCGAATAACAACATACACGGGCCTGTCTGGGAGTTTGATGCAATGGCATCTGTACCTGTTATTGATGAGAACCCGGAATATCAAGTCGTCGCAGACGGCGAGGATGCCTCGTTCACTGTAGAGGTAACAAGCGTTACTGCCCCTTCATTCCAGTGGTATAAATCTGAAGATCAGGCAAGCGATACCCCTGAAGACGACACCGCACTGAATGAGCCGGAGGTAACTCTGGATATTTCTCAGCACGGCACAACGTATGACTGCACTATGATCTTACCAGCAGCCGCTCTTGCTGATGAAGGCTACTACTACTGCGAAGTTACAAACGAGAGCTCCGTTTCGGCATTTAGCGATGCCGCCCAGCTCGAAATTGAAAGGCTTCTGCACTGGTACGAATTCGAGAACAATATCATGGATTCGCAGGGAACAAATCACGGCGTTTCAATGAGAACTGATCCAAATGCTCCATTCGATTATACAGAGGGTATGGTAGGAGATGCTATCTCTCTGAATGCCGAGAGCGTTGGCGATTCATTCGAAATCGATTGGACATTGAAGTCTAATTTCACAATTGAAATGTGGGTTAAAACCACTGCAACTCCGCAGGGCGGAGACAACTGGTGGGAAGGCGCCGGCCTTGTTGACGGCGAGCTGCCCGGATGGTCAGATGATTTAGGGGCTGTTTATCTCGACGGCAAATTTGCCCTCGGCGTAGGCGATCCTGATGACGGGAATATTACCCTTAAATCAAATACCGATTTGAATGACGGAACCTGGCACTATTGCGTTGCTACCCGTGATTATCAAACCGGTGAGATTAAGGTATTTGTTGACGGTGTTCTCGAAACCGAAACTGTTGCTCCTGCCGGCCTGAAACAAGGCGGGGATAACATTCGGATTGGTGCTATTCAAACCGGCAGCAATTTCTTCAAAGGACAGCTTGATGAAGTTAAGATTTATAACTATCAGCTCTCTGAGCTTGATATAGCTCAAAAATACACCACAGTAACTGGTGAAACAGTTTGTGTTGCTTCTCAGCGTCCGGATGAAGGCCTTGATACAAACAACGACTGCCAAATCAATATTGATGATTTTATGGTTATGGCATCTGAATGGCTTGTAAGCGGGATCTATCCTGCAGACTAA
- a CDS encoding type II secretion system protein, which translates to MNNTKKGFTLIELLVVISIIALLMAILMPALSKAREQGKRMLCANNLRQCAVACQIYSQQNRGVYPLQATTAWAWDISYWTTDLIIDSGAEPDIFYCPSNTKMSADKDRYWRFAEIWPEAPNTSLDREEPDTLFHRRNLYRVSSYFWFFDSYEVLEDKNAGRPDLEGRPTTDWLVKSQDVENPAERKMIADAVFKQNELYTQIKGGNWDGWQKTDRTNHVDGGGELNGSNAAFVDGHVEWLGEEELENPDGTDRVRLRVGGSGGTVEQIW; encoded by the coding sequence ATGAATAATACAAAAAAAGGATTTACACTTATAGAGCTTCTGGTTGTTATTTCAATCATAGCTCTGTTAATGGCAATTCTTATGCCTGCTTTGAGCAAGGCAAGGGAGCAGGGCAAAAGGATGCTCTGCGCTAATAATCTAAGGCAGTGTGCTGTGGCCTGCCAGATTTATTCCCAGCAGAACAGGGGGGTGTATCCCCTTCAGGCAACCACAGCTTGGGCGTGGGATATTTCTTACTGGACAACCGATCTGATTATCGACAGCGGCGCAGAACCGGATATCTTCTACTGCCCATCAAATACCAAGATGTCTGCCGATAAAGACAGGTACTGGAGATTTGCTGAGATCTGGCCGGAAGCGCCAAATACAAGCCTCGACAGAGAAGAGCCCGATACCCTTTTCCACAGGAGAAATCTCTACAGGGTTTCATCATACTTCTGGTTTTTCGACAGCTACGAGGTGCTTGAGGACAAAAATGCAGGGCGGCCTGACCTTGAAGGAAGGCCGACTACAGACTGGCTCGTTAAATCTCAGGACGTGGAAAACCCCGCTGAGAGGAAAATGATTGCCGATGCTGTTTTCAAGCAGAATGAGCTATACACCCAGATCAAAGGCGGCAATTGGGACGGCTGGCAAAAGACTGACAGAACAAATCACGTTGACGGAGGCGGCGAGCTTAACGGCTCGAATGCTGCTTTCGTTGACGGCCATGTGGAATGGCTTGGCGAAGAGGAACTCGAAAACCCAGACGGCACCGACAGGGTTCGGCTCAGAGTAGGCGGTTCCGGCGGTACCGTAGAGCAGATTTGGTAA
- a CDS encoding FecR domain-containing protein: MNRQTILEFRSLCIKLFEGSLDDHESQRLNELMYHPALRKVYFGLVKVNLSLKFAGECCRESSELLSEETFVEQVWESLAEEEKNAEPAQRFESIEESPRRVNRKVYQQKQPRQISKFNLYSAITGAAALIFLFIFASLSPERAAVKVAAVRDSLDVKFADDSKRYSKGDIIWAEETIKISEGFIEFATARDVLITVEAPAEFEFNKQDDMQLEYGQLYANVGENGIGFTVHTDNMRLIDLGTEFGVYRDKKGWTEVHMIDGEAALVAGGSWFKKTKQQLFQGQARGVSGNGTSVEELDSKPEKFARYINSDHKSVWRGQKTLGLADIVGGGNGLGSGEYKSGIDTASGEYTADINRLNSLKSSSGNRYFNVKSLPFVDGVFIPDGEFGSVQVTSQGHTFSELSDTDGKYWIGLLNGAYHPRLNDVLPHTLTLQGAKQSYPENSALFIHPNQGITFDLNKIRQIVEGNQFARFTAEFGLSDSVFDNDNFVVPLNNFEVFKEGQLNCDLQVLVDGQLRFEKRNQSPSQKPSRVDLTLKPQDRFLTIIVSNPVEDNLPDSGFVWAFMREPNLHIRRN; encoded by the coding sequence ATGAATAGACAAACAATTTTAGAATTTAGAAGCCTGTGCATTAAGCTTTTCGAAGGGTCTCTGGATGATCATGAAAGCCAAAGGCTTAATGAGCTTATGTATCACCCTGCGCTGAGGAAGGTCTATTTCGGTTTGGTTAAAGTCAATCTCTCTCTTAAATTCGCAGGCGAATGCTGCAGAGAATCTTCAGAACTTCTAAGTGAAGAAACTTTTGTTGAACAGGTATGGGAGAGTCTCGCAGAAGAGGAGAAAAATGCTGAGCCTGCTCAAAGGTTTGAATCTATTGAAGAATCGCCAAGAAGAGTGAACAGGAAGGTTTATCAGCAAAAACAGCCAAGGCAGATCAGCAAATTCAATCTCTATTCAGCTATCACCGGCGCTGCTGCCCTGATATTTCTATTCATTTTTGCAAGCCTTTCGCCGGAGAGAGCAGCAGTGAAAGTGGCGGCGGTTAGAGATTCACTTGATGTTAAGTTTGCAGATGACTCTAAGAGATATTCCAAGGGCGATATCATCTGGGCTGAGGAAACTATTAAAATTTCCGAGGGGTTCATTGAATTTGCAACTGCGCGGGATGTTCTTATAACAGTTGAAGCACCGGCTGAGTTTGAATTCAATAAGCAGGACGATATGCAGCTCGAATACGGCCAGCTTTACGCAAATGTCGGCGAGAATGGGATTGGTTTCACTGTCCATACAGACAATATGCGATTGATTGATCTTGGAACCGAGTTCGGCGTTTACAGGGATAAAAAGGGCTGGACAGAAGTTCATATGATAGACGGCGAAGCAGCTCTTGTGGCTGGCGGGTCTTGGTTTAAGAAAACCAAACAGCAGCTGTTTCAAGGGCAGGCAAGGGGCGTTTCCGGAAACGGAACCAGTGTAGAAGAGCTTGATTCTAAGCCGGAAAAATTTGCCCGATACATTAACTCAGACCATAAATCTGTATGGCGAGGACAGAAAACATTAGGCCTTGCTGATATTGTCGGCGGCGGCAACGGCCTCGGCAGCGGCGAGTATAAATCCGGCATAGATACAGCTTCTGGTGAATATACTGCGGACATTAACAGGCTTAATTCGCTCAAGTCTTCCAGCGGCAATAGATATTTTAATGTCAAATCTCTTCCGTTTGTTGACGGGGTATTTATCCCGGACGGCGAGTTTGGCTCAGTTCAGGTTACAAGCCAAGGCCATACATTCAGCGAGCTGTCAGATACAGACGGAAAATACTGGATCGGGCTCCTTAACGGCGCATACCATCCGAGGCTGAATGATGTTCTGCCGCATACACTTACTTTACAGGGAGCAAAGCAGAGTTATCCTGAAAATTCAGCATTGTTTATACATCCAAATCAGGGAATCACATTTGACCTAAATAAAATAAGGCAGATTGTTGAAGGAAATCAGTTTGCCAGGTTTACCGCCGAATTCGGGCTTTCAGACAGCGTGTTTGACAACGACAACTTTGTTGTACCTCTGAATAATTTTGAGGTGTTCAAGGAGGGCCAGCTAAATTGCGATTTGCAGGTGCTCGTTGATGGTCAGCTTCGATTTGAGAAAAGGAACCAATCCCCCTCGCAAAAGCCGAGCAGGGTGGATCTAACACTAAAACCGCAAGATCGCTTCTTGACCATCATTGTATCAAATCCTGTCGAAGACAATCTGCCTGATTCCGGTTTTGTCTGGGCATTTATGAGAGAGCCCAATCTCCATATCAGGAGAAATTAA
- a CDS encoding LamG-like jellyroll fold domain-containing protein: protein MKRSLLLTMFLAAQLFLLQSLAVGSTVAYWRFEGGTSDGDPILHGDAADGDFYPAIVDSSGNGNALSVWHEGAHIYSTEVGFTEVPQTGASNQFSAKNNTGFPGMWTQTGSQISNMSPAEFTIEATVRLENGGYRCIVGRDSYGTSPHNPDLAALYLQATPGNGLAIKFCDVQGFWHDAISEGGVIETYDFGTNPSGAGIPFYSIAAVSDGEYLSLYLYNHDSPEEGYRLIAQENMLEETESTNTALTAGAGDGGDWDAGNWTVTRGLYGGGHGDRAWGFVDEIRISDSALRVTDFLQGPTPYNGDVAQQSDPVNGDVDVTFSWDAPGEDASGDGSNAVEPDLVDQYVFVSSGNEEDPELYYAGATGVDPGTADPASSFGPVDLNYDSTYQWAVVGVMDGYQQSLTPGVSTLADADPNNNIHGPVWEFESMASVPIIDEDPGYDVVADGEDASLIVEVTSVTAPSFQWFKSEDQANDTPEDDAAVSDPDVTLDIAQDGESYTCTMTVPAAAFADEGYYYCEVSNESAASAVSQAGEIEIEKLVNWYEFENNIMDSQGTNHGVSMRTDPNAPFDYASGMVGQAISLNADGVGDSFEIDQSVKANFTIEMWVKTTGDSPGTDGWYNGLGLVDGEQNGQVDDMGTALLDGKFALGIGDYDGEMQMTLKSESDINDDTWHYCVATRNYETGDMKVYVDGVLEASLSGATGLKDEPETLRIGALHTGMNFFPGLIDELKLYNYELSEVEIADNYTSLTGESVCLTSQAPDKGLDVNDDCQIDMADFAGLAAEWLTSGIFPVQ, encoded by the coding sequence ATGAAAAGAAGCTTGCTTCTAACAATGTTTCTGGCGGCGCAGTTATTTTTGCTGCAGTCGCTTGCCGTAGGCAGCACTGTTGCCTACTGGCGTTTCGAAGGCGGTACATCCGATGGAGACCCCATCCTGCACGGAGACGCGGCCGACGGAGATTTTTATCCGGCGATAGTTGACAGTTCCGGAAACGGCAACGCCCTTTCTGTATGGCACGAAGGCGCGCACATTTACAGCACGGAGGTTGGATTCACCGAAGTACCTCAAACTGGGGCATCCAATCAGTTCAGTGCTAAGAACAATACCGGCTTCCCCGGAATGTGGACTCAAACAGGCTCTCAAATTAGCAATATGAGCCCGGCTGAGTTTACTATCGAGGCAACCGTAAGGCTCGAAAACGGCGGCTATCGCTGTATAGTCGGTCGAGACAGCTACGGCACTTCACCGCACAACCCTGACCTTGCAGCACTTTATCTTCAGGCTACCCCTGGAAACGGCCTTGCGATAAAATTCTGCGATGTACAGGGTTTTTGGCATGATGCTATTTCAGAGGGCGGAGTGATAGAAACTTACGATTTTGGCACTAATCCTTCTGGTGCAGGCATTCCGTTCTACAGCATAGCGGCAGTTAGCGACGGCGAATACCTTTCGCTCTATCTTTACAACCACGACAGCCCTGAAGAAGGCTACAGGCTTATTGCTCAGGAGAATATGCTCGAAGAAACCGAGAGCACAAATACTGCCCTTACAGCCGGCGCCGGAGACGGCGGAGACTGGGACGCAGGTAACTGGACAGTAACAAGAGGTCTTTACGGCGGCGGTCACGGAGATCGTGCTTGGGGTTTTGTTGATGAAATCAGAATCAGCGATTCAGCCCTTAGAGTTACAGATTTCCTCCAGGGCCCAACACCCTACAACGGTGATGTTGCTCAGCAGTCCGATCCTGTTAACGGCGATGTTGATGTTACATTCAGCTGGGACGCTCCGGGCGAGGATGCCTCTGGAGACGGTTCAAATGCAGTTGAGCCCGATCTTGTAGATCAGTATGTTTTCGTTAGCTCAGGCAATGAAGAAGATCCCGAGCTGTACTACGCAGGCGCAACTGGCGTTGACCCGGGCACAGCAGATCCTGCATCTTCATTTGGCCCGGTTGATCTCAACTACGACAGCACCTATCAGTGGGCAGTAGTGGGCGTTATGGACGGATATCAGCAGAGCCTCACTCCAGGAGTCAGCACGCTTGCAGATGCAGACCCGAACAACAACATTCACGGGCCTGTCTGGGAGTTTGAGTCTATGGCTTCTGTTCCGATAATCGATGAAGACCCCGGCTATGATGTTGTTGCAGATGGCGAAGATGCTTCACTGATTGTTGAGGTAACAAGTGTTACCGCGCCATCATTCCAGTGGTTCAAGTCTGAGGATCAGGCAAATGATACACCTGAAGATGATGCTGCTGTAAGCGATCCTGATGTAACACTTGATATTGCTCAGGACGGCGAAAGCTACACCTGCACAATGACTGTTCCAGCTGCAGCATTTGCAGACGAAGGATATTACTACTGCGAAGTTTCAAATGAAAGCGCAGCTTCAGCAGTTTCACAGGCCGGCGAGATTGAGATCGAAAAGCTGGTTAACTGGTACGAATTTGAGAATAACATTATGGATTCTCAGGGCACAAACCACGGCGTTTCAATGAGAACTGATCCAAACGCTCCGTTTGATTATGCATCAGGAATGGTTGGACAGGCTATTTCTCTCAATGCCGACGGTGTAGGCGATTCATTCGAAATAGACCAGTCTGTAAAGGCAAACTTCACTATTGAGATGTGGGTTAAGACAACAGGCGATTCTCCAGGAACCGACGGCTGGTATAACGGCTTAGGCCTTGTTGACGGCGAACAGAACGGACAAGTTGACGATATGGGGACAGCCCTGCTCGACGGCAAATTTGCTCTGGGAATCGGTGATTACGACGGCGAAATGCAGATGACGCTTAAGTCTGAATCAGACATCAACGACGACACCTGGCATTACTGCGTTGCAACACGCAACTATGAGACAGGCGATATGAAGGTTTATGTTGACGGCGTGCTTGAGGCCTCTTTAAGCGGAGCCACAGGGCTGAAAGATGAGCCTGAAACACTTCGAATCGGAGCATTGCATACCGGTATGAATTTCTTCCCCGGACTGATCGATGAGCTCAAGCTCTACAACTACGAGCTTTCTGAGGTAGAAATTGCCGATAACTATACTTCTCTAACTGGCGAGTCTGTTTGCCTTACCTCTCAAGCACCTGATAAAGGCCTTGATGTAAATGATGACTGCCAGATTGATATGGCTGATTTCGCCGGCCTTGCTGCCGAATGGCTCACTAGCGGCATTTTCCCAGTTCAGTAA
- a CDS encoding sigma-70 family RNA polymerase sigma factor, producing MKAEIQKNTDLHTGEKFTDLLTGNQRQIHAYIISLVGNFNDSEDILQETTKEMWQKFEDYKLGTNFLAWGKKIAYYKVLEYRNRNKRKKFVFDDYILQQISKESVSELKDANSYTMFLEDCLKKLRDADLNLVKSLYVEQKTVKDLCASLNRSHQSIYRSLGRILNLLRQCILRASMRAGNE from the coding sequence TTGAAAGCGGAGATTCAAAAAAATACTGATCTGCATACCGGCGAGAAGTTTACAGATCTTCTCACCGGAAACCAAAGGCAGATTCATGCTTATATAATAAGCCTTGTTGGCAACTTCAATGATTCTGAAGACATTCTTCAGGAAACCACCAAGGAGATGTGGCAGAAGTTTGAAGATTACAAACTGGGCACAAATTTCCTTGCATGGGGTAAAAAGATCGCTTACTACAAGGTTCTGGAGTATAGAAACAGAAACAAGCGGAAAAAGTTTGTTTTCGATGATTACATACTCCAGCAGATAAGCAAGGAGTCTGTTTCGGAGCTGAAAGACGCAAACTCTTACACTATGTTTCTTGAGGATTGCCTTAAAAAACTCAGAGATGCGGATTTGAATCTCGTTAAGTCTTTGTATGTGGAGCAGAAAACTGTTAAAGATCTTTGTGCGAGCCTGAACCGCTCTCACCAGAGCATATACAGGAGCCTTGGAAGAATTCTAAACCTGCTGCGGCAGTGTATTCTCAGGGCATCAATGAGGGCAGGAAATGAATAG
- a CDS encoding GspE/PulE family protein — protein MAEKIKFGQWLVSQGKIGETELAEALDAQPSGKRIGEFLQSRGAFSEKQLTNCLSEYFGIEFMSGDVLSGVDIEIARKLPEMMARRFNAVIVQENPDSISIAIADPLNVVAVDNIKSKLKTNLNLFIACKSDIEKTIELIYHGSDIEEQQLRDIVELEFDSGEEEAEEDTVSDLNVESEAGKAPVIRFVDLMLSQAIKSRASDIHVEPQEKTMQIRMRVDGVLQNMCPPPRKMQPGVLTRLKILSQMNITERRVPQDGRFKVKLAGKAVDVRVSSIPTIYGEKIVMRILDQSSLKHDLASVGFEPNLLKVMKNSLSKPHGIILVTGPTGSGKSTTLYSALSYLFDPSKNITTVEDPVEYRLEGINQVQVKSSIGLSFAACLRSILRQDPDIILLGEIRDNETMEIAVKAALTGHLVLSTLHTNDAPSAVSRLLYMGLEPYLLASAVNLVIAQRLIRRLCERCKEQTELTEEEKEKLQISEEYARQNTFYRAAGCEYCSKTGYRGRLPIFEFLNINSEIKNIIVHNGHEEEVRQSSRKAGFDGLLESGVRRMAVGITTAEEVLAAAYSSL, from the coding sequence ATGGCGGAAAAGATTAAATTTGGACAATGGCTCGTTTCTCAAGGCAAAATAGGCGAAACTGAGCTTGCAGAAGCCTTGGACGCCCAGCCCTCTGGCAAGCGTATAGGCGAGTTTCTGCAAAGCAGAGGAGCATTTTCTGAAAAACAGCTGACCAACTGCCTTTCAGAATATTTCGGCATTGAATTTATGAGCGGCGATGTTCTCTCCGGCGTTGATATTGAAATTGCCAGAAAGCTGCCTGAAATGATGGCACGGCGCTTCAATGCAGTGATAGTACAGGAAAATCCCGATTCTATCTCAATAGCAATAGCCGATCCTCTTAATGTGGTGGCTGTTGACAACATAAAAAGCAAACTGAAAACCAATCTCAATCTCTTTATAGCGTGCAAATCAGATATCGAAAAGACGATTGAGCTGATATATCACGGCTCTGATATAGAGGAGCAGCAGCTTAGAGATATAGTTGAGCTGGAATTTGATTCTGGCGAGGAAGAGGCCGAAGAGGACACAGTATCTGATCTCAACGTGGAGTCTGAGGCCGGCAAGGCGCCTGTAATAAGGTTTGTGGATTTGATGCTCAGCCAGGCAATAAAGAGCAGGGCCAGCGATATCCACGTTGAGCCGCAAGAGAAAACCATGCAGATAAGGATGCGTGTGGACGGTGTTTTGCAGAATATGTGCCCGCCGCCTAGAAAGATGCAGCCCGGGGTTCTTACAAGGCTTAAAATACTTTCTCAGATGAACATTACTGAAAGGCGTGTTCCTCAGGACGGAAGGTTCAAGGTTAAACTAGCGGGAAAGGCCGTTGATGTGAGAGTGAGTTCAATACCTACAATCTACGGCGAGAAGATAGTAATGCGAATACTGGACCAGTCTTCGCTAAAACACGACCTTGCAAGCGTTGGTTTTGAACCGAACCTTTTGAAGGTTATGAAGAATTCACTGAGCAAGCCGCACGGGATTATTCTCGTTACCGGCCCTACAGGCAGCGGAAAAAGCACCACACTCTACTCAGCTCTGAGCTACCTTTTCGATCCTTCAAAAAATATTACTACAGTTGAGGACCCTGTAGAATACAGGCTTGAGGGCATAAATCAGGTTCAGGTTAAGTCAAGCATAGGCCTGAGCTTTGCCGCCTGCCTTCGTTCAATCCTGCGGCAGGACCCGGATATTATCCTTCTTGGAGAAATAAGAGACAACGAAACTATGGAGATTGCAGTTAAGGCTGCCCTCACAGGGCACCTGGTGCTCAGTACTCTGCATACCAACGATGCGCCCAGTGCTGTGAGCAGACTGCTTTATATGGGTCTTGAGCCGTATCTTCTTGCTTCTGCTGTGAATCTCGTGATAGCTCAAAGGCTCATCAGAAGGCTTTGTGAGAGGTGCAAGGAGCAAACCGAACTAACTGAGGAGGAAAAGGAAAAGCTCCAAATCAGTGAGGAATACGCCCGTCAGAATACCTTCTACAGGGCTGCGGGGTGTGAATACTGCAGCAAAACAGGCTACCGCGGGCGTCTGCCGATCTTCGAATTCCTCAATATAAACAGCGAAATAAAAAACATCATCGTGCACAACGGCCATGAAGAAGAGGTGAGGCAGTCTTCAAGAAAAGCCGGCTTCGACGGCCTTCTTGAGAGCGGAGTAAGAAGGATGGCAGTCGGAATCACGACTGCCGAAGAAGTTCTTGCTGCGGCCTACAGCAGCCTCTGA